One genomic segment of Mycolicibacterium chubuense NBB4 includes these proteins:
- a CDS encoding MoaD/ThiS family protein has protein sequence MSISVSIPTILRTHTGGEKRVTATGDTLQAVIADLEANYTGISERLLDSANPGKLQRFVNIYVNDEDVRFSGGLDTQISDGDSVTILPAVAGG, from the coding sequence ATGTCGATTTCGGTGTCCATCCCGACGATCCTGCGCACCCACACCGGCGGTGAGAAGCGGGTCACCGCCACCGGCGACACCCTGCAGGCCGTGATCGCCGACCTCGAGGCCAACTACACCGGCATCTCCGAGCGGCTGCTCGACTCCGCCAACCCCGGCAAGCTGCAGCGCTTCGTCAACATCTACGTCAACGACGAGGACGTGCGGTTCTCCGGCGGGCTGGACACGCAGATCTCCGACGGGGACTCCGTGACGATCCTGCCCGCGGTGGCGGGAGGCTGA
- a CDS encoding nicotinate phosphoribosyltransferase — protein sequence MTSPSPGLSPALLTDKYELTMLAAALRDGSAHRRTTFEVFARRLPDGRRYGVTAGAGRFVEALAHFRFDDTAMGSLDFLDDETRAYLADYRFTGDVDGYPEGELYFPGSPVLSVHGTFAECVVLETLALSVFNHDTAVASAAARMVSAAEGRPLIEMGSRRTHEQAAVAAARAAYLAGFTGSSNLEAQRRYRVPALGTSAHAFTLLHTVGTDGPQRHSEWEKAAFRAQIDALGVGTTLLVDTYDITAGVANAVEVAGPQLGAVRIDSGDLGVLARQVRDQLDSLGATSTRIVVSGDLDEFAIAALRAEPVDIYGVGTSVVTGSGAPTASMVYKLVEVDGVPVEKRSSRKESHGGRKQALRLAKQSGTIVEEVVFPVGAPPPSPSDLVERTLTVPLVRGGDVVAHLGLDAARERVKRGLVSLPWDGLSLSRGEPAVPTRMLAHSRSAR from the coding sequence GTGACTTCACCGTCTCCCGGCCTGTCCCCGGCGTTGCTGACCGACAAGTACGAGCTGACGATGCTCGCGGCGGCGCTGCGGGACGGCAGCGCGCACCGGCGCACGACGTTCGAGGTGTTCGCCCGGCGCCTGCCCGACGGCAGGCGGTACGGCGTCACCGCCGGCGCCGGCAGGTTCGTGGAAGCGTTGGCGCACTTCAGGTTCGACGACACGGCGATGGGCTCCCTGGACTTCCTCGACGACGAGACGCGCGCGTACCTCGCCGACTACCGCTTCACCGGCGATGTCGACGGCTACCCCGAGGGCGAGCTGTACTTTCCCGGCTCGCCCGTGCTGTCCGTACACGGGACGTTCGCGGAGTGCGTCGTGCTGGAGACGCTGGCACTGTCGGTCTTCAACCACGACACCGCCGTCGCCTCGGCGGCCGCACGCATGGTCTCCGCCGCCGAGGGCCGCCCGCTCATCGAGATGGGATCGCGCCGCACCCACGAACAGGCCGCCGTCGCCGCGGCGCGCGCGGCCTACCTCGCAGGCTTCACCGGATCCTCGAATCTGGAGGCGCAGCGTCGCTACCGGGTGCCCGCGCTGGGGACGAGCGCGCACGCCTTCACGTTGCTGCACACCGTCGGCACCGACGGCCCGCAGCGGCACTCGGAGTGGGAGAAGGCGGCGTTCCGGGCGCAGATCGACGCGCTGGGCGTGGGCACGACACTGCTCGTGGACACCTACGACATCACCGCCGGGGTCGCGAACGCCGTCGAGGTCGCCGGCCCGCAGCTGGGGGCCGTGCGGATCGACTCCGGGGATCTGGGAGTGCTCGCGCGCCAGGTACGCGATCAGCTCGACAGCCTCGGCGCGACCTCGACGCGCATCGTCGTCTCCGGCGATCTCGACGAGTTCGCCATCGCCGCGCTGCGCGCCGAACCGGTCGACATCTACGGCGTCGGGACGTCGGTGGTCACCGGTTCGGGCGCGCCGACGGCGAGCATGGTCTACAAACTGGTCGAAGTGGACGGCGTCCCCGTCGAGAAACGCAGCAGCCGCAAGGAGTCGCACGGCGGCCGCAAGCAGGCCCTGCGGCTGGCCAAGCAGTCGGGCACGATCGTCGAGGAAGTCGTGTTCCCCGTGGGTGCCCCGCCGCCTTCGCCGTCCGACCTCGTGGAGCGGACGCTGACTGTTCCGCTGGTACGCGGCGGCGACGTCGTCGCCCACCTCGGACTGGACGCCGCGCGGGAACGCGTGAAGCGCGGACTGGTCAGTCTGCCGTGGGACGGTCTGAGCCTGTCCAGGGGCGAGCCCGCGGTGCCGACCCGGATGCTCGCGCACTCCCGCAGCGCACGGTGA
- a CDS encoding Mov34/MPN/PAD-1 family protein, whose protein sequence is MLTIRADLVTAMVSHAREDHPDEACGVIAGPEGSDRPERFIAMVNAERSPTFYRFDSGEQLKVWRGMDEAGEAPVVIYHSHTATEAYPSRTDISYASEPDAHYVLVSTRDPDEHELRSYRIAEGVVTEEPVTIVEQY, encoded by the coding sequence GTGCTGACGATTCGTGCCGACCTCGTGACGGCGATGGTCAGCCATGCCCGGGAGGATCACCCCGACGAGGCGTGCGGCGTCATCGCAGGTCCGGAGGGTTCCGACCGGCCTGAGCGGTTCATCGCGATGGTCAACGCCGAGCGGTCTCCGACCTTCTACCGGTTCGACTCGGGCGAACAGCTGAAGGTGTGGCGCGGCATGGACGAGGCCGGCGAGGCGCCCGTCGTGATCTATCACTCACACACGGCCACCGAGGCCTATCCGAGCCGCACCGACATCTCGTACGCCTCCGAACCCGACGCCCACTACGTCCTGGTGTCGACGCGCGACCCCGACGAGCACGAGTTGCGCAGCTACCGCATCGCAGAAGGCGTCGTCACCGAAGAGCCCGTGACCATCGTCGAGCAGTACTGA
- the clpS gene encoding ATP-dependent Clp protease adapter ClpS: MVTPAKARPGTREQRDVAEEVAADAPWVTIVWDDPVNLMTYVTYVFQKLFGYSEPHATKLMLQVHNEGKAVVSAGTRESMEVDVSKLHAAGLWATLQQDR; encoded by the coding sequence ATGGTTACGCCGGCGAAGGCCCGACCGGGAACTCGCGAGCAACGCGACGTCGCCGAGGAGGTGGCGGCCGACGCACCGTGGGTGACCATCGTCTGGGACGACCCGGTGAACCTGATGACCTACGTGACGTATGTGTTCCAGAAACTGTTCGGCTACAGCGAACCGCACGCGACCAAGTTGATGCTGCAGGTTCACAACGAGGGCAAGGCGGTGGTTTCGGCGGGCACGCGAGAATCCATGGAGGTCGACGTGTCCAAGCTCCACGCCGCAGGGTTGTGGGCGACGCTGCAACAGGACCGCTGA
- a CDS encoding PLP-dependent cysteine synthase family protein has protein sequence MARYDSLLEALGGTPLVGLPRLSPRWDDTADGPHVRLWAKLEDRNPTGSIKDRPALRMIEDAERAGLLHPGATILEPTSGNTGISLAMAALLKGYQMVCVMPENTSIERRQLLELYGARIIYSPAEGGSNTAVAHAKELAAEHPSWVMLYQYGNPSNAAAHYDGTGPELLADLPEITHFVAGLGTTGTLMGTGRYLREHVPGVQIVAAEPRYGEGVYALRNIDEGFIPELYDPEVLTTRFAVGSYDAVRRTRELVQTEGIFAGISTGAILHAALGMAAKALKAGERADIAFTVCDAGWKYLSTGAYAGSLDDAEDALEGQLWA, from the coding sequence ATGGCCCGGTACGACTCGCTGCTCGAGGCACTCGGCGGCACCCCGCTGGTCGGCCTGCCACGGCTCTCGCCCCGATGGGACGACACCGCCGACGGCCCGCACGTCCGGCTGTGGGCCAAGCTCGAGGACCGCAACCCGACTGGGTCCATCAAGGACCGGCCGGCGCTGCGGATGATCGAGGACGCCGAACGCGCGGGACTGCTGCACCCCGGCGCCACCATTCTGGAGCCGACGAGCGGCAACACCGGCATCTCGCTGGCGATGGCCGCGCTCCTCAAGGGCTATCAGATGGTCTGCGTGATGCCGGAGAACACGTCGATCGAACGTCGTCAGTTGTTGGAGCTCTACGGCGCGCGGATCATCTACTCGCCTGCCGAAGGCGGCTCGAACACCGCGGTGGCGCACGCCAAAGAGCTCGCGGCCGAGCACCCGTCGTGGGTGATGCTCTACCAGTACGGAAACCCGTCCAACGCGGCGGCGCACTACGACGGCACCGGGCCGGAGTTGCTCGCCGATCTGCCTGAGATCACCCACTTCGTGGCCGGGCTCGGCACGACGGGCACGTTGATGGGCACCGGACGCTATCTGCGCGAACACGTTCCCGGTGTGCAGATCGTCGCGGCCGAACCCCGCTACGGCGAAGGCGTCTACGCGCTGCGCAACATCGACGAGGGATTCATCCCCGAGCTGTACGACCCGGAGGTGCTGACCACCCGCTTCGCGGTGGGCTCCTACGACGCGGTGCGGCGAACCAGGGAACTGGTGCAGACCGAGGGCATCTTCGCCGGCATCTCCACCGGCGCCATCCTGCACGCGGCGCTCGGAATGGCCGCCAAGGCGCTCAAGGCCGGAGAACGCGCAGATATCGCGTTCACCGTGTGCGACGCCGGGTGGAAGTATCTGTCGACCGGCGCGTACGCCGGTAGCCTGGACGACGCGGAGGACGCGCTGGAAGGGCAGCTATGGGCGTGA
- a CDS encoding cyclic nucleotide-degrading phosphodiesterase, which yields MNVRITVLGCSGSVVGPDSPASGYLVSAPDTPPLVLDFGGGVLGALQRHADPNSVHVLLSHLHADHCLDLPGLFVWRRYHPTPAQERGVVYGPANTWSRLGAASSPEGGEIDDITDIFEIRHWVDNEPVQIGALTVVPRLVCHPTESYGMRITDPSGATLVYSGDTGYCDALIDLARDADVFLCEASWTHSPSRPPRLHLSGTEAGRAAARAGVSELLLTHIPPWTSREDVISEAKAEFDGPVHAVVCNETFAVTRS from the coding sequence GTGAACGTGCGAATCACCGTACTCGGTTGCTCCGGCAGTGTGGTCGGTCCTGATTCGCCCGCGTCGGGATATCTGGTCAGTGCACCCGACACGCCGCCCCTCGTTCTGGACTTCGGCGGCGGCGTCCTCGGCGCGTTGCAGCGTCATGCCGACCCGAACTCGGTGCACGTGCTGCTGTCGCACCTGCACGCCGACCACTGCCTGGATCTGCCTGGACTTTTCGTGTGGCGGCGGTACCATCCCACACCCGCGCAGGAGCGCGGTGTGGTCTACGGGCCCGCCAACACGTGGTCGCGGCTCGGCGCCGCCTCGTCACCCGAGGGCGGGGAGATCGACGACATCACCGACATCTTCGAGATCCGGCATTGGGTCGACAACGAGCCCGTGCAGATCGGCGCGCTGACGGTGGTGCCCCGTCTGGTCTGCCACCCGACCGAGTCCTACGGCATGCGGATCACCGACCCGTCCGGAGCGACCCTCGTCTACAGCGGCGACACCGGCTACTGCGACGCCCTGATCGACCTCGCCCGAGACGCCGACGTGTTCCTGTGCGAGGCCTCGTGGACGCATTCCCCGTCGCGGCCGCCGCGGCTGCACCTGTCCGGCACCGAGGCCGGCCGGGCCGCCGCGCGCGCCGGCGTCTCCGAGCTACTGCTGACCCACATCCCGCCCTGGACGTCGCGGGAGGACGTGATCAGCGAAGCCAAGGCGGAGTTCGACGGTCCGGTGCACGCCGTGGTGTGCAACGAGACCTTCGCGGTCACCCGGTCCTGA
- a CDS encoding P1 family peptidase yields MAGAITDVGGIRVGHHHRLDDDVELASGWASGTTVVLTPPGTVGAVDGRGGAPGTRETDLLDPANSVRHVDAVVLSGGSAFGLAAADGVMTWLEEQGRGVAMEGGVVPIVPSAVIFDLPVGGWQCRPNAEFGYRAAAAAGADVAIGTVGAGVGARAGVLKGGVGTASVTLDCGVTVGALVVVNSAGDVVDPATGLPWMARHIEEYGLIAPPADQIAGYADRHGELSPLNTTIAVVATDAVLSKQACRRVAVAAQDGLAHTIRPCHTPLDGDTVFALATGAVDVMPDPTTPASMSPETPLVTAVGAAAADVLARAVLVGVLAAEAVAGIPTYRGLLPGAFE; encoded by the coding sequence ATGGCCGGGGCGATCACCGATGTCGGAGGCATCCGTGTCGGCCACCATCACCGACTCGACGACGACGTCGAACTCGCGTCGGGCTGGGCCAGCGGGACGACCGTCGTCCTGACCCCGCCGGGCACCGTCGGCGCGGTCGACGGCCGCGGCGGCGCGCCGGGAACCAGGGAGACCGACCTTCTCGATCCGGCCAACTCGGTGCGTCATGTCGACGCGGTGGTCCTCTCCGGTGGCAGCGCATTCGGCCTGGCCGCCGCGGACGGCGTGATGACGTGGCTCGAGGAGCAGGGCCGCGGCGTGGCGATGGAGGGCGGCGTCGTGCCGATCGTGCCCTCCGCGGTGATCTTCGACCTTCCGGTCGGTGGCTGGCAGTGCCGGCCGAATGCGGAGTTCGGCTATCGCGCGGCGGCCGCAGCGGGCGCCGATGTCGCGATCGGCACGGTGGGGGCGGGCGTCGGGGCGCGCGCCGGTGTGCTCAAAGGGGGCGTCGGCACGGCGTCGGTCACGCTGGATTGCGGGGTGACCGTCGGCGCGCTCGTCGTCGTCAACTCGGCCGGCGACGTCGTCGACCCCGCCACCGGACTGCCCTGGATGGCCCGGCACATCGAGGAGTACGGGTTGATCGCCCCGCCCGCCGATCAGATAGCCGGCTACGCCGACCGGCACGGTGAGCTGAGCCCGCTCAACACCACGATCGCGGTGGTGGCCACCGACGCGGTGCTGAGTAAGCAGGCCTGCCGCCGGGTGGCGGTGGCCGCACAGGACGGACTCGCGCACACGATCCGGCCGTGCCACACCCCACTCGACGGCGACACGGTCTTCGCGCTGGCCACCGGCGCCGTCGACGTCATGCCGGACCCGACGACGCCGGCGTCGATGTCGCCGGAGACCCCGCTGGTCACCGCGGTGGGGGCGGCGGCAGCCGACGTGCTGGCCCGGGCGGTGCTGGTCGGAGTGCTGGCCGCCGAGGCGGTCGCCGGAATACCGACATACCGTGGTCTGTTGCCCGGAGCGTTCGAGTGA
- a CDS encoding DUF2017 domain-containing protein, producing MRKWKRVEGGDGPRFRSALAAHEAELLTSLVTSLVGMLEDRESSTPVDELAELTGMRTGNSTPPQDDTMKRLLPDFYRPATDHPAGSGPAESLNSALRSLHEPEIIDAKREAAQRLLDTIPTGGGKFELTENDAQAWASAVNDVRLALGTMLEIGPEGPDRLPHDHPMAGHLDVYQWLTVLQEYLVVALMARGR from the coding sequence GTGCGTAAGTGGAAGCGGGTCGAGGGCGGCGACGGCCCGCGGTTCCGGTCGGCGCTGGCCGCCCATGAAGCCGAATTGCTGACCAGCCTGGTCACCTCCCTGGTGGGCATGCTCGAGGACCGCGAATCCTCCACGCCGGTGGACGAGTTGGCCGAGCTCACCGGGATGCGCACGGGGAATTCGACTCCGCCGCAGGACGATACGATGAAACGCCTGCTGCCCGACTTCTACCGGCCGGCCACCGACCACCCGGCGGGTTCGGGCCCCGCCGAGAGTCTCAACAGCGCACTGCGCAGCCTGCACGAGCCGGAGATCATCGACGCCAAACGCGAAGCGGCGCAACGGTTGTTGGACACCATCCCCACAGGGGGAGGCAAATTCGAGTTGACCGAGAACGACGCGCAGGCATGGGCGTCCGCAGTCAACGACGTTCGCCTGGCGTTGGGCACGATGCTCGAGATCGGGCCCGAGGGCCCCGACCGGCTGCCCCACGACCATCCGATGGCAGGCCACCTCGATGTGTACCAGTGGCTCACGGTGCTGCAGGAGTATCTGGTGGTGGCCCTGATGGCGAGGGGCAGGTAG
- the rph gene encoding ribonuclease PH, whose product MSRREDGRLDDELRPVTITRGFTSHPAGSVLVQFGETRVMCTASVTEGVPRWRKGSGQGWLTAEYAMLPAATHQRSDRESVKGRVGGRTQEISRLVGRSLRACIDLAALGENTIAIDCDVLQADGGTRTAAITGAYVALADAVTYLSAARKLSDPRPLSCAIAAVSVGVVDGRIRLDLPYSEDSRAEVDMNVVATDTGTLVEIQGTGEGATFPRSTLDKMLDTAMAGCEQLFEIQRKALELPYPGVLPESGEPTKKAFGS is encoded by the coding sequence GTGTCCAGACGAGAAGACGGCCGCCTCGACGACGAACTGCGACCGGTCACCATCACCCGCGGCTTCACCTCCCATCCCGCAGGTTCGGTGCTGGTGCAGTTCGGCGAGACGCGGGTGATGTGCACCGCGAGCGTCACCGAGGGCGTCCCGCGCTGGCGCAAGGGGTCCGGACAGGGCTGGCTGACCGCGGAGTACGCGATGTTGCCCGCAGCGACCCATCAACGCTCCGACCGCGAGTCCGTCAAGGGCCGCGTCGGCGGCCGCACCCAGGAGATCAGCCGGCTGGTCGGCCGCTCACTGCGGGCCTGCATCGACCTCGCCGCGCTCGGGGAGAACACCATCGCCATCGACTGCGACGTGCTGCAGGCGGACGGCGGTACCCGCACCGCCGCGATCACCGGCGCCTACGTCGCGCTGGCCGACGCCGTCACCTATCTGTCGGCGGCGCGCAAGTTGTCCGATCCCAGACCGCTGTCCTGCGCGATCGCGGCGGTGAGCGTCGGCGTCGTCGACGGTCGGATCCGGCTCGACCTGCCGTATTCCGAGGACTCCCGCGCCGAGGTGGACATGAACGTGGTCGCCACCGACACCGGCACGCTCGTCGAGATCCAGGGCACCGGCGAGGGCGCCACATTCCCGCGGTCGACGCTCGACAAGATGCTCGACACCGCGATGGCGGGCTGCGAGCAGCTCTTCGAGATCCAGCGCAAAGCACTGGAGTTGCCGTATCCCGGAGTGTTGCCGGAGTCCGGCGAGCCCACGAAGAAGGCGTTCGGAAGCTGA
- the rdgB gene encoding RdgB/HAM1 family non-canonical purine NTP pyrophosphatase has translation MSRLLVASRNPKKLAELRRVLDAAGLSGVTLLSLDDVVPFDEAPETGATFEDNAVAKARNAFAATGLPAVADDSGLEVDALNGMPGVLSARWSGRHGDDAANTALLLGQLGDVPDERRGAAFVSACALVHGPDEANCTVVRGEWRGAIVREPRGEGGFGYDPVFLPAGSSRTAAELSPDEKDAASHRGRALSALLPALRALV, from the coding sequence ATGTCCCGGCTGCTGGTGGCCAGCCGCAACCCCAAGAAGCTGGCCGAACTGCGCCGGGTGCTCGATGCGGCCGGGCTGTCGGGTGTCACCCTGCTGTCGCTCGACGACGTGGTGCCCTTCGACGAAGCACCCGAGACGGGGGCGACGTTCGAGGACAACGCCGTGGCCAAGGCCCGGAACGCATTCGCCGCGACCGGGCTGCCCGCGGTGGCCGACGACTCCGGCCTCGAGGTCGACGCACTCAACGGCATGCCGGGAGTGCTCAGCGCTCGCTGGTCGGGCCGCCACGGCGATGACGCGGCGAACACCGCCCTGCTGCTCGGCCAGCTCGGCGACGTGCCCGACGAGCGCCGCGGCGCGGCGTTCGTGTCCGCGTGTGCCCTGGTCCACGGGCCTGACGAGGCGAACTGCACAGTCGTGCGGGGGGAGTGGCGGGGCGCGATCGTGCGCGAGCCCCGCGGCGAGGGCGGCTTCGGCTACGACCCGGTGTTCTTGCCGGCCGGTTCGAGCCGCACGGCGGCCGAACTCAGTCCCGACGAGAAGGACGCCGCCTCGCACCGGGGCCGTGCGCTCTCGGCGCTGCTACCGGCGCTGCGCGCGCTCGTCTGA
- a CDS encoding alpha/beta fold hydrolase, producing MSELKYLDLHGDRVAYRDVGRGEEVLLLIHGMAGSSETWRSVIPQLSKRYRVIAPDLLGHGQSAKPRSDYSLGAFAVWLRDLLDELGVSRATIVGQSLGGGVAMQFVYQHPDYCRRLVLISSGGLGLDVGWTLRLLSAPGAELLLPVIAPPPVVKAGNKIRGWLTARSIQSPRGAEMWSAYSSLADAQTRQAFLRTLRSVVDYRGQAVSALNRLHLTSELPLLVIWGEDDHIIPVEHGYALNDVRAGCRLEVLPGVGHFPHVEKPNDVVELLDDFLATTAQPDEAATPIR from the coding sequence ATGAGCGAGCTCAAGTATCTGGACCTGCATGGCGATCGAGTGGCTTACCGCGACGTCGGCCGCGGAGAGGAAGTCCTGCTCCTCATCCACGGAATGGCGGGCAGCTCCGAGACGTGGCGTTCGGTGATTCCGCAGCTGTCGAAGAGGTACCGGGTGATCGCGCCGGACCTGCTGGGACACGGTCAGTCCGCCAAGCCTCGCAGCGACTACTCATTGGGCGCGTTCGCCGTGTGGCTGCGCGACCTGCTCGATGAGCTGGGCGTCTCTCGGGCCACGATCGTCGGGCAGTCGCTCGGCGGCGGCGTCGCGATGCAGTTCGTCTACCAGCATCCGGACTACTGCCGGCGGCTGGTGCTGATCAGCAGTGGTGGCCTCGGCCTGGACGTCGGCTGGACTCTGCGTCTGCTGTCGGCTCCCGGCGCCGAACTTCTACTCCCCGTCATTGCGCCGCCGCCGGTGGTCAAGGCGGGCAACAAAATTCGCGGCTGGCTGACCGCCAGGAGCATACAGTCCCCACGCGGCGCCGAGATGTGGAGCGCATACTCCTCGCTGGCGGATGCGCAGACCCGGCAGGCCTTCCTCCGCACGCTGCGGTCGGTGGTCGACTATCGCGGGCAGGCCGTCAGCGCGCTGAACCGGTTGCATCTGACGTCCGAACTTCCCCTGCTCGTCATCTGGGGCGAGGACGACCACATCATCCCGGTCGAGCACGGTTACGCGCTGAACGACGTACGCGCCGGATGCCGGCTCGAAGTCCTTCCCGGCGTCGGTCACTTTCCCCATGTCGAGAAGCCCAACGACGTGGTGGAACTCCTCGACGACTTCCTCGCGACGACGGCGCAGCCGGACGAGGCCGCCACGCCGATCCGCTGA
- the murI gene encoding glutamate racemase → MSSQQAPIGIFDSGVGGLTVARAVIDQLPDEEIIYVGDTGNGPYGPLSIAQIRSHALAIGDDLAGRGVKALVIACNSASSACLRDARERYAPIPVVEVILPAVRRAVRATRSGRVGVIGTAATIASGAYQDAFAAARDVEVFAVACPRFVDFVERGVTSGRQVLGLAEGYLEPLQRAEVDTLVLGCTHYPMLSGLIQLAMGDHVTLVSSAEETAKDLLRVLTERDLLRPHPGDAAPPPRRVFEATGDPEAFTALAVRFLGPTLDGVRPVQRHAGTRS, encoded by the coding sequence GTGAGCTCACAGCAGGCGCCGATCGGGATCTTCGATTCGGGGGTCGGCGGGCTCACCGTGGCGCGAGCGGTGATCGACCAGCTGCCCGACGAGGAGATCATCTACGTCGGGGACACCGGCAACGGGCCGTACGGACCCTTGTCCATCGCCCAGATCCGCTCCCACGCGCTGGCGATCGGAGACGACCTCGCCGGCCGGGGGGTCAAGGCGCTGGTGATCGCGTGCAACTCCGCGTCCTCGGCTTGCCTGCGGGACGCGCGGGAACGGTATGCGCCGATCCCGGTGGTCGAGGTGATCCTGCCAGCGGTGCGGCGGGCGGTGCGGGCCACCCGCAGCGGCCGCGTCGGCGTGATCGGCACGGCCGCGACTATCGCCTCGGGTGCCTATCAGGACGCCTTCGCCGCGGCTCGCGATGTCGAGGTGTTCGCGGTCGCGTGTCCGCGCTTCGTCGACTTCGTCGAGCGTGGCGTCACCAGCGGGCGCCAGGTGCTCGGCCTCGCCGAGGGTTACCTCGAGCCGTTGCAGCGGGCCGAGGTCGACACCCTGGTGCTGGGGTGCACGCACTACCCGATGTTGTCCGGCCTGATCCAGCTGGCGATGGGCGATCACGTCACGCTGGTGTCCAGCGCCGAGGAGACAGCAAAGGATCTGCTGCGGGTGCTCACCGAGCGGGACCTGCTGCGCCCCCATCCCGGAGACGCCGCCCCGCCGCCGCGCCGGGTGTTCGAGGCCACCGGTGACCCGGAGGCGTTCACTGCGTTGGCGGTCCGATTCCTGGGGCCGACTCTCGACGGCGTCCGGCCCGTCCAGCGTCACGCCGGAACCCGATCATGA
- a CDS encoding WhiB family transcriptional regulator codes for MDPIRIDEEPWTAPCTRDPDRWTVTADEGAKALCRACPRRWQCARDACVTPGAVGLWAGIVLPESGRNRQFALKQLRSLAERNGLSPRRR; via the coding sequence ATGGATCCGATACGGATCGACGAGGAGCCGTGGACAGCGCCGTGCACCCGCGACCCGGACCGTTGGACGGTCACCGCAGACGAGGGCGCGAAGGCGCTGTGCCGCGCGTGCCCCCGTCGCTGGCAATGCGCGCGGGATGCCTGCGTGACGCCGGGCGCAGTGGGATTGTGGGCAGGCATCGTGCTGCCCGAGAGTGGCCGCAACCGGCAGTTCGCGCTCAAGCAGCTCCGGTCACTGGCCGAGCGCAACGGGCTCTCGCCCAGGAGGCGTTGA
- a CDS encoding rhomboid family intramembrane serine protease yields the protein MGVKGTGGNPGMAGLPANSPKRPPWVVGGLTILSFVALLWIVEAFDTVSGHRLDENGIRPMETDGLVGILFAPLLHANWEHLIANTGPALVLGFLMTLAGLSRFLVATAIIWVVGGFGTWLIGNLGAPTYNGMAVETNHIGASSLIFGWLTFLIVFGFFTRKVWEIVVGVVVLLIYGSILLGVLPGTFGVSWQGHLCGAIAGVLAAYLLSSPERRARETRRRTTAPPYLTP from the coding sequence ATGGGCGTGAAGGGCACCGGCGGAAATCCGGGCATGGCCGGACTTCCTGCGAACTCTCCGAAACGGCCGCCCTGGGTCGTCGGCGGGCTGACCATCCTGTCCTTCGTGGCACTGCTCTGGATCGTCGAGGCCTTCGACACCGTCAGCGGGCACCGCCTCGACGAGAACGGGATCCGCCCGATGGAGACCGACGGACTGGTCGGGATCCTTTTCGCGCCGCTGCTGCACGCCAACTGGGAGCACCTGATCGCCAACACCGGTCCGGCGCTGGTCCTGGGCTTCCTGATGACGCTGGCCGGATTGTCGCGATTCCTCGTCGCCACCGCGATCATCTGGGTCGTCGGCGGGTTCGGCACCTGGCTGATCGGGAACCTCGGAGCCCCGACCTACAACGGGATGGCGGTCGAGACCAACCACATCGGTGCATCGAGCCTGATCTTCGGCTGGCTGACGTTTCTGATCGTGTTCGGCTTCTTCACCCGCAAGGTGTGGGAGATCGTCGTCGGTGTGGTCGTCCTGCTGATCTACGGCAGCATCCTGCTCGGCGTGCTGCCCGGGACGTTCGGCGTCTCCTGGCAGGGCCACCTCTGCGGAGCGATCGCCGGCGTCCTCGCCGCCTATCTGCTGTCCAGCCCCGAACGCAGGGCGCGGGAAACCCGCCGGCGCACCACCGCTCCGCCGTACCTCACGCCGTGA
- a CDS encoding DUF3817 domain-containing protein, translating to MSAPETPSPLTPVETIRKALLGYRVMAWATGLWLIALCYEMVMKYAFGDNSLSWIAVVHGWVYFVYLLFTANLAVKVRWPIAKTVGVLLAGTIPLVGIIVEHFQTQNIKAQFGIA from the coding sequence GTGAGCGCACCCGAAACCCCCTCACCGCTGACCCCCGTGGAGACCATCCGCAAGGCGCTGCTCGGCTACCGGGTGATGGCTTGGGCGACCGGCCTGTGGCTGATCGCGCTCTGCTACGAGATGGTGATGAAGTACGCCTTCGGCGACAACTCGCTGAGTTGGATCGCGGTGGTGCACGGGTGGGTGTACTTCGTGTACCTGCTGTTCACGGCCAACCTCGCGGTCAAGGTTCGCTGGCCGATCGCCAAGACCGTGGGCGTGCTGCTGGCCGGCACCATCCCGCTGGTCGGCATCATCGTCGAGCACTTCCAGACCCAGAACATCAAAGCTCAGTTCGGCATCGCCTAG